CTGAAAACTTTTCATGCCCGTTCCTGCTTTGCTGCGCGCGTCCAACACCAAGAACATCTTGACCATCAGCGGAAACGTTTTCGACACTGTTGACATTTGAAGAACCTCCGTGTCCACCGACGATAGCTTCTTCAGGCCCTCCTCCAAGACCACCGACTTCCCTTCCCGATGCTGCATCAGTACTATAGACTGTCGGCGTTCTTGTATGTCCGTTGGTGATTCCTCCCGGACCACCGTGTCTTCCTGCAAGATAGCCTTCTGAAGCTGGATCAGTGTGGCTACCTTCAGCAGTTACCGTGTTGATAGTGCCTGCAATAGCTCCTGAAACCTTTCCTCTGAGTCTTAGGCCACGAATACTGCCACCAGCTGCGACGACGTTTCTGGAAGAGCTAGTCACTCCATGACCAGACAATGAACCACTGCTTCTGGAAGAGCTAGTTACTCCATGACCAGAGAATGAACTATCACTTCTTGGAGAGCTAGTCACTCCATGACCAGAGAAAGAACCACTGCTTCTGTATGAGCTAGTTACTCCATGACCAGACAATGAACCACTGCTTCTGGAAGAGCTAGTCACTCCATGACCAGACAATGAACCACTGCTTCTGGAAGAGCTAGTTACTCCATGACCAGAGAATGAACTATCACTTCTTGGAGAGCTAGTCACTCCATGACCAGAGAAAGAACCACTGCTTCTGTATGAGCTAGTTACTCCATGACCAGACAATGAACCACTGCTTCTGGAAGAGCTAGTCACTCCATGACCAGACAATGAACCACTGCTTCTGGAAGAGCTAGTCACTCCATGTCCAGAGAAAGAACCACTGCTTCTGGAAGAGCTAGTTACTCCATGACCAGAGAAAGAACCACCGCTTCTGGAAGAGCTAGTCACTCCATGACCAGACAATGAACCACTGCTTCTGGAAGAGCTAGTCACTCCATGACCAGACAATGAACCACTGCTTCTGGAAGAGCTAGTCACTCCATGACCAGAGAAAGAACCACTGCTTCTGGAAGAGCTAGTTACTCCATGACCAGAGAAAGAACCACCGCTTCTGGAAGAGCTAGTCACTCCATGaccagacaatgaaccaccgctTCTGGAAGAGCTAGTTACTCCATGACCAGAGAAAGAATCACTGCTTCTGGAAGAACTAGTCGCTCCATAACCAGAGAAAGAATCACTGCTTCTGGAAGAACTAGTCGCTCCATGaccagacaatgaaccaccgctTTTGGAAGAGCTAGTCACTCCATGaccagacaatgaaccaccgctTCTGGAAGAGCTAATTACTCCATGACCAGAGACATAACCACTGCTTCTGGAAGAGCTAGTTACTCCATGACCAGAAACAGAACCACTGCTTCTGGAAGAGCTAGTTACTCCATGACCAGAGAATGAACTATCACTTCTTGGAGAGCTAGTCACTCCATGACCAGAGAAAGAACCACTGCTTCTGTATGAGCTAGTTACTCCATGaccagacaatgaaccaccgctTTTGGAAGAGCTAGTTACTCCATGACTAGACAATGAACCACCGCTTTTGGAAGAGCTAGTTACTCCATGaccagacaatgaaccaccgctTTTGGAAGAGCTAGTTACTCCATGACCTGACAATGAACCACCGCTTTTGGAAGAGCTAGTCGTTCCATGACCAGAGAAAGAACCACTGCTTCTGGAAGAGCTAGTCACTCCATGACCAGACAATGTACCACTGCTTCTAGAAGAGCTAGTCACTCCATGACCAGATTTTGAACCCTCTGTGCCATGTCTACCCCGGAAAGGACCAAAGTTAAAGTACACAGATGCTGTTGCCCCTCCTCGCCGCCCACTGGAAAAGCGACTAAAACCATCACCATTGCGGCTACTGTATTTACCATCGTAGGACCTACTACGTCCTCCGTGAAGCGAATCCCTCACTTCTTCTTGAGAGCCTTTGGGTCTACCATTAGCAGAGTCGGACTGTTTAACGTTTAGGAAACGACTCTGTCTACTGCCCTCGGGCTGAATAATGTCACTAGTAAGGGAACTTTTCTGTCGATCATTAAGGAAGCTTTTGACCTCGCTCCCAAGGGATGACTTGACCCCACCACGAATTGAGCTTTTGGGCTCATTACCAAAGGAAGGTTTGTGTTTACCAGCAAAGGACGTTTTGTAGACACCATCACTGGAGAGTTTCTGACCACCGTCTGGGATGGTTTTGTGTGTAACATCTCCAAGAAACCCGGCAGGTCCATCATGTGATATATCATGACCGCCACCTCCAAATGTGTTATCATGCCTGCCACCACCAAATGTGCTATCATGCCTGCCACCTCCAAATGTGTTATCATGCCCGCCACCTCCAAATGTGCTATCATGCCTGTCACCACGAAAGCTGTTATCATGCCCGCTATCACCAAATGTATTATCATGCCTGCCACCACCAAAGGTGTTATCATGTCTGCCACCACCAAAGGTGTTATCATGTCTGCCACCACCAAAGGTGTTATCATGCCCGCCACCACCAGAGGGCTCGTATCTTCCAGAACCGGACGACGGGTCGTGGGAGCCACGACCAAAGGAGTGGTCGTGTTCTCTATCACCACGGAAACGACCATGTCCATCTCCAAGGGAGCCAgaatttccatcctgaagggaggcACCATGACCACCaaaatgggagccatcattcctaCCAGAAGAGGAGCCACTATGGCCACCGAGGAAGCCATTTTGCTTTCCAGTTGAGCCAGGGTGTCCACCAGTTGGGCCACTTTGTCTTCCTATTGGGCCACCATGTCCTACATTTGGGCCACCATGCCCTCCAAATGTACCGCTGGGCTCTTTAATAGGGCCACTGTGTTCTCCAAATGATCCACGGTGTCGTCCAATTAGGACACTTTGTTCACCGAATGAGCTACTGTGACCTTTAATGAGGCTACTGTGTTCTTCAGTTGGTCTAGTATGTCCACCAGTACCTAAGGAAGCACTGTGGACACCTGAGAGAACAGCATCACTATGTCCACCTTGAAAGCCTGTGTGTCCTCCACCAGGAAAATCTTCATATCTGTGGGATTCTACGTATCTATTCCCACCATACACATCAACCGCTGGCGAATCCACACAGCATTCTCCAGTGGTCGAGGATCTTTGAGGATTTCCATTTGCAAGTATCCCATGTCCAGAGTTGCTGCGTCCTGTGACTTCGGGTCGAAGGTTTATAAAGCTGCTATGTTCTCCGCTTCCTCCTGCTGGTGGTACCCTGCCGGGGATGAGGCCGTGGTATCTACCTCCAGCGCCGCCTCCATGGACACTCGAAGCCAAGAAGACAACCCCCAGAGAAAGCAGATTGTTGTTCTGAAATTAAGTTTAGGACAAGTGTCAGTTACACTCAAATGTCTAATTTTCATTTACATgaatttaattattgatctttacACCTTTACATGTATataactatataatatatatcagagTGGTGCAAAGTCTGGACCCATAGGTGATGCATAATGCACACAAGGTTTAGTATAAATTGGAATCTATTTAACCATATACTATTGTAAAAAGGATAATATATCAGGCTATTTTATTATTCACAATTTCATGTCGTGGTAGATAATTTGATAATAGAAGAGCAAGTAGAGTTTGTGATCTCCAGAAATAGGTTCTTGAGATTATTGGTTagtagaagggggagggggtaccTGTATGGTCAGGTACCCTTCCAGGTGTCGTCTGGTAAACActccctccctatctccctctcactccctcccccatTTCCCACTCACTCCCTCCCCATCTCGGCCCACATACACTCCCGTGGTTTCCATCCATGTACACCGATCATTCCAAGACACACACCTTCTCTGTTAACCCTCCAAAGCATTTTCCTTCTTCGtcacatcactgtaaccattttcactactCACATTCTTCATCACTGTAAGAATCTATTGAACTCCCCTTCGTCTCtgcccacacactccctccccaatttccccacacacactacctaccCATCTTCCCCACATACACTCCCTCCCCATACTCCAATCCCATCTTCCCCTCATAcactcccttcccttctcctccaTATTCACCCTTCCAATCTAAAAAAAAACTTCCCCAACCTCACTGTCACTCCCCTCAATCACCAtaccagtctcgcttcatgcaggtcggcgttcaatccccgaccgtccacaattggttgggcaccattccttccctatgacccatcccaaatccttttcatgaccccttccaagtgctatatagtctaacggcttggcgttttccccctgataactcactccctccctccgttGACACTATCACACAATACCTATCCCCACTTACACCATCCCTCCATATCCTCCAAGCCATTCTCTCCATATATATCCCATCTATCACTGTAGCCATGTCCACTGCCCATCCACCTCCTCCTCTTGTTTAGATACTGCTTGTAAACACAGTGTAACAATGTGGATGAACGTGAATATATTGGCGTAATGAACGATTAGGAAaatagaatttggtactactgAATTTGGACTAACCGTTGTATATATGTTCTTAATGAAACCTTACCATCCTGAGCCTAATTCATGCTATCtctggcctaatatagtacatttaAGTGCTAAACTAGGCTTAGCAATATTTAAGTTTGACTTTTAGCTTTATTTTCCGCAAGTcagtataaagtgaatagtaccaaattctactatttgTCTATACGtcagtatatatacaatatatacatgagggtccacacagttacaatgagtactatctaaacagtagGATGGGTTACTTCATCACTGTAATAAACAAATTGTGTCCAGAAGGCAAAGCTGTCATCTGAACATTCGTTTTATATTCCAGTGTCTGATTACAGTAATATTTAAACAAACGCTAAACTCTACGGATATTTGGTTGCAGATTTCAATACTTCTAACcttcttcttgagaggttatcttgagatgattttcagggcttagtgtccccacggcccggtcctcgaccaggcctccacccccaggaagcagcccgtgacagctgactaactcccaggtacctatttactgctatgtaacaggggcatcagggtgaaatttcTTACCTTATGTAAGAAATACTAATATTActtagagtgtggcactggggccaaCTCCGAGTCGCCTACGTCACTCCCATACCTCACATGTTACATGTgagaaagttgggtgaggctattcCCAAGGGTCTGGCTAACAAATTAAAAGACAAATGTACAGACATTTCCTCCTATAGATACAGATAGGGTacccggctgtgcccgggtctatcagtttgtctctctctcactcttgtactcccactccctccctttaattccctctcgctctctctcccagtAGACAAAACATGCTCGAGTAAAATTGACTCAACTTTATCGACGTTGATTCAATGTCGATAATTGGTAGAAAGTTCATTTTTCACACCCTATTAACAATCAAACCATcatttcatgtttcattgtcgttGGTTATCGTAATAGGAGTCAATCCAATATGAAGTGAGGCATAATGATCGACTCCTAATATCCTATGGCTCTCGACATGAAATCACACATTCAACATGGAAAGTTGTGTGAGACTAACAGCAAAAGTCTAGCTTAAAAATTTTTGCAGAAAAATAAacattcctatatatatatagacaaataTTTATGTGTTATTGGAAACTACTTGCGCAGATCTTGCCAATATTCTCGATCAGATATTCTTGATCTAATTAGAATATTttaaaggaacttcttttccacagctcataaaacggaggaaagggtcctgaaatatattgttgataggaacgttatcccttcagacaaaaatcagaaaattcaattgacaatttactataaaaccaaaaaaaaactggcaacctactcatgaaaaactccccagactccAAACAGAATCCCTTGAAGGAAACCTATGACTTCAAATGccttcgtctatgccttcaaatgcccacttggggactgtaagccccaaagaacttagtatataggcaagacaacaacatctctttccaggcgattaacaatgcataaacaacagggctccatcaaggaacatataatctcttctcacaagcagaccattaccagagaaatcttaacaaacaacacagaaatcatcgatagatacagcgatagcaggaggctcgacatctgcgaggcactacgcaTCAAAAAATCAACACCAGGAAttaacagctaattaatgcacaactgtattctacccacttcaagaccccgaaccaacatagaagcaggaagaggagggatgggctaataagccttctgcagttacttccattcttatgctttcatacctaatttatacccattgttttgttttccgtcttgtgtttgtcacctcacccaaacctTTTGTGCAatatcacttcacccaaaacgagaataagtacgatgaattttatgtgaaaatgtaatacgaaatctttgaaaatgtaatacgaattgcgAAGCACGTTCAGGCGTCATACCataaataaatgaaaatgaattttggagatttgatatttcaattaccatcgacagtgaaaaaaacataagaaatattgagaaaattcgtgttagaattattaatcttaccttttcggtcatattcaacggcatatgtttacaagaaagactgctaccaatatatatatatttatatatatatatatatatatatatatatatatatatatatatatatatatatatatatatatatatatatatatatatatatatgtcgtacctagtagccagaacgcacttctcagcctactatgtaaggcccgatttgcctaataagccaagttttcctgaatttatatattttctttaatttttttcttatgaaatgataaagctacccatttcattatgtatgaggtcaattttgtttttattggagttaaaattaacgtagatatatgaccgaacctaaccaaccctacctaacctaacctaacctatctttataggttaggttgggttaggtagcagaaaaagttaggttaggttagattaggtaggttaggtagtcgaaaaaacattaattcatgaaaacttggcttattaggcaaattgggccttgcatagtagactgagaagggcgttctggctactaggtacgacatatatatatatatatatatatatatatatatatatatatatatatatatatatatatatatatatatatatatatatatatgtacatatatatatatatatatatatatatatatatatatatatatatatatatatatatatatacatacatacatacatacatacatatatgaaaTACTTTACCACAAATCACCGAGAAACTGCTTAGATATAACGAAAAGACACAAAAACACTTGTATCGATCACACCCGTAAACACCATACACAACATGAGACCCCAGCCACTGGCAGGCGTCCTTACCATGCTGGAGCAGGGGCCTGACTCACTGATGCCACGAGGATgacctgg
The DNA window shown above is from Procambarus clarkii isolate CNS0578487 chromosome 6, FALCON_Pclarkii_2.0, whole genome shotgun sequence and carries:
- the LOC123750169 gene encoding hornerin-like, yielding MKNNNNLLSLGVVFLASSVHGGGAGGRYHGLIPGRVPPAGGSGEHSSFINLRPEVTGRSNSGHGILANGNPQRSSTTGECCVDSPAVDVYGGNRYVESHRYEDFPGGGHTGFQGGHSDAVLSGVHSASLGTGGHTRPTEEHSSLIKGHSSSFGEQSVLIGRHRGSFGEHSGPIKEPSGTFGGHGGPNVGHGGPIGRQSGPTGGHPGSTGKQNGFLGGHSGSSSGRNDGSHFGGHGASLQDGNSGSLGDGHGRFRGDREHDHSFGRGSHDPSSGSGRYEPSGGGGHDNTFGGGRHDNTFGGGRHDNTFGGGRHDNTFGDSGHDNSFRGDRHDSTFGGGGHDNTFGGGRHDSTFGGGRHDNTFGGGGHDISHDGPAGFLGDVTHKTIPDGGQKLSSDGVYKTSFAGKHKPSFGNEPKSSIRGGVKSSLGSEVKSFLNDRQKSSLTSDIIQPEGSRQSRFLNVKQSDSANGRPKGSQEEVRDSLHGGRSRSYDGKYSSRNGDGFSRFSSGRRGGATASVYFNFGPFRGRHGTEGSKSGHGVTSSSRSSGTLSGHGVTSSSRSSGSFSGHGTTSSSKSGGSLSGHGVTSSSKSGGSLSGHGVTSSSKSGGSLSSHGVTSSSKSGGSLSGHGVTSSYRSSGSFSGHGVTSSPRSDSSFSGHGVTSSSRSSGSVSGHGVTSSSRSSGYVSGHGVISSSRSGGSLSGHGVTSSSKSGGSLSGHGATSSSRSSDSFSGYGATSSSRSSDSFSGHGVTSSSRSGGSLSGHGVTSSSRSGGSFSGHGVTSSSRSSGSFSGHGVTSSSRSSGSLSGHGVTSSSRSSGSLSGHGVTSSSRSGGSFSGHGVTSSSRSSGSFSGHGVTSSSRSSGSLSGHGVTSSSRSSGSLSGHGVTSSYRSSGSFSGHGVTSSPRSDSSFSGHGVTSSSRSSGSLSGHGVTSSSRSSGSLSGHGVTSSYRSSGSFSGHGVTSSPRSDSSFSGHGVTSSSRSSGSLSGHGVTSSSRNVVAAGGSIRGLRLRGKVSGAIAGTINTVTAEGSHTDPASEGYLAGRHGGPGGITNGHTRTPTVYSTDAASGREVGGLGGGPEEAIVGGHGGSSNVNSVENVSADGQDVLGVGRAQQSRNGHEKFSDSNGVGEDLRERQIGAIIDGLGSFPDRYIALGILGGGQGSSAISVIDASAGYNTDEHLAGGLASISVNDVQGGFSGGDAGGGHDESSTSGDGVRGRLGSVLVTNHGSPDGSFDF